The Kaistella daneshvariae genomic sequence TTCGGGAGCTTTTTCGTTTTTATTATTTTCAATATCATCAAAAATCCATTGTAGCTGAACATCTTTTTTCTGAAAAATTTGCTCCAAAGAAGGCAGAATTTTTTTATTTGGCACCACGCCTTTTTTGGTGAAAGTATAAGTGATATCGGGCTGAATCAGCATTAAACCAATCGGCAATTTTAGCCTGCTGTTGGGCAGTTTCTTTGTGGAATAGCGTCCGGCAACGGTACCGTCATTTGCGCCACCGGTTTCTTCACCAACCAAAATCGCGTGCTGCGCATCTTTCAGTTTTGATGCGATAATGGATGAAGCGGAAAAGCTGCTGCCGTTAATCAGTACATAAATTTTGCCTTTAAAATGATCTTTTTTGGGTTTTTTAATGGAAAAGAAACCATTATTTCTCAGCAAAAACCGGTCGCCTTCTTTTTTCACCGAAAGTGCTGAACCCACAAAGTAAAACGGATAGACCAAAACTGCAAGCGGTTTCAGCAAAGGCGGAAATTCGCGGAAGTAATCTGCCTGAAGCATTGAAGCACGGGACGTAACTTCGATATCATTGATAAACTGAAAATTTTCGGAGACCAAATAGGAGTAAAGATTGTTAATTTCCGCCAGCGAACCTCCCAAATTATCCCGGATATCCAGAATCAGAAATTTTGCCGGTGATTTTTTCAGCACGGCAAAGCTTTCGCGGTAAAATTTACGGGAATACGTGCCCGAAAATGTTTTGATTTTCATGTAAGCTACCGTAGAATCTTTCAGCGGAAACTGTAAATCGCGGTTGAAACTTTTGCTGATAATGTTATAATCCCGGGTTTTTCCCTTCTCACTTTTGGTGATTTTTTTCTCCTGCTTTTCTTTCTTTTTTAATTCTGATTTCGAAATTTTTTCACGGTGGAGATAAAAGGTTTTGTGTTCATTTTTGTAAAGCGCAGAGACTTTTACGCTGTCTAAAATTCCAAATTCTTCCGTAAAAAAGGTGGGCCAGCGGCGAGCCATGGAATATTTTTGAAAAGTCGTATTAAAGCCGTCGCTGTTTACAAACGGCTTATATTTTTCAATTAAATTTTTCAGCGGAATATCGTGAATGCTGATGATTTCAGTGCCCACATTCATATTTGCAATGGAATCCGGATTGTCTTTTACAAAAACCCGGTTATCTTCCACCCAAAAATTAAAACGCGACAACATACCTTTTTGCTTTTTCAAATCCCGAATTTCTTTTTTCGTCAGCTTCTTTTCTGCGGAATAGAGCCGAAGATGTCCTTCGCGAATATCAGCGATTACCGGTGCGAGTTTTTCATAAAATTGCTGAGGCTTTAACGGTTTTTTGATGGTTGTTTTTAAGCTGTCAAACTTAAAATCCAGACTTTCCTTGCTAATGTACCAATAAAGTTTGGGATGAAGCTTTTCCAGCTGGTGCTGCGTGTAATCTACATCTGCTTTTAACTTTTCAGCGGCAACAGGTGTTTGTAATTTTTCATTATATTTTTTGACGGAAACACAGGAACTCAGCAGAAAAATACCGGCAAAAAAGAGGAGATTTTTCAAATTTTAATTTTGCTAAAAATAAATATTAAATTGGTAAAGCAAAAAAAAATCTCCTTTTAGCAGGAGATTTTTATTTGGATCTTTGTTAACCTAAAATGGTTACTCTGTTTTGCAGCATTTCGAAAATGGCATCTTTACCATTGTCGGGTTTTACGTTCACCGCGCGCGATCCATTGAAATGCAGGCACGTAACATAGCCGAGCTGCGCCGCATCCAAGCAGGTAAACTTCACGCAATAATCCAGCGCGAGCCCCACAATTTCCAGCAACTGGATGTCATGATACTTTAAAAAATCATCCAGGCCGGTTTTAACAAAATGGTTGTTGTCCTGAAAACCGCTGTAACTGTCGAATTCCGGGTTTTTCCCTTTCTGGACAATATGCGTTACTTTTTCGCGGTTCAAATCCGGGTGAAATTCCGCTCCGAAAGTCCCCTGAACGCAATGATCCGGCCACATAAACTGCGGAATACCATTCAAAATAATGGTTTCGCCCACTTTTTTACCGTTGTTGGAAGCGAAACTTTTATGATCTGCAGGATGCCAATCCTGTGTAAGGACAATTTGGTCATATTCGTTATCCTGCATTAACATATTAATGTAGGGGATAATTTCATTAGCACCGGGTACAGCAAGGGCGCCACCTTCGCAAAAATCGTTTTGAACATCAACTATTATAAGGGCTTTTTTCATATTTTTTAAATTTTGTAAATGGGTATCAATTCCGTTTTTTTTGTAGTAAATTTACACTTGAAACACAAAAGGCCCGCCATTATTGCGGGTGCGCCAAAAAGTCTAATTAAAGAAATAAAATGGACAATATAGAAGAAAAAAAATTTCCCATCGGCAGATTTGCAGAACCTGCGGAGATTTCTGACCAGCAAGTTGATGACTATATCAAAACGCTGAAAGATTTTCCCGGCAAGCTGAAAAATGAGGTAGAATCCTGGACTGATGACCAGCTTGACACGCAATACCGCGAAGGCGGCTGGAAAGTGCGCCAACTCATCAACCACATGGCGGACAGCAGTATGAACAGCTATATTCGCTTCAAATTGGCTTTAACCGAGGAAAATCCAACCATAAAACCGTACGATGAACAGCAATGGGCGGAACTTCAGGACAGTTTCAGTATTGAAATCAAGCCCGCCATCCAAACTTTAAAAGGCGTTCATAAAAGGTGGGTGTATGAATTGAAATCTTTAACCAACAAAGAACTGGAAAGCACCTTTTTTCATCCGGGGCAAAATAAAAGCATCAGTTTACGGGAAAATCTGGCCTTTTGTGCCTGGCACTGCGACCATCATTTGGCGCACATTCAGCATTTAAAAAAAGAAAAAAACTGGTAAATAAGGGCAAATTTTTACCCTTTAAAAAAAATAATATTATGAGTTTCTTTAATAAAATATTCAGCAGCGAAAACGACGAAAAATCTTCCAACAGTTTTTGGAAAAATATTCAATCCGAAGAGGATTTAGATAAAGCCATCGCCGAATCCAACGAGCAAAAAGTGGTGATTTTTAAACATTCTACGCGTTGCCAGATCAGCAGCAGGGTTTTAAGAAATTTTGAAGCCG encodes the following:
- a CDS encoding S41 family peptidase, whose protein sequence is MKNLLFFAGIFLLSSCVSVKKYNEKLQTPVAAEKLKADVDYTQHQLEKLHPKLYWYISKESLDFKFDSLKTTIKKPLKPQQFYEKLAPVIADIREGHLRLYSAEKKLTKKEIRDLKKQKGMLSRFNFWVEDNRVFVKDNPDSIANMNVGTEIISIHDIPLKNLIEKYKPFVNSDGFNTTFQKYSMARRWPTFFTEEFGILDSVKVSALYKNEHKTFYLHREKISKSELKKKEKQEKKITKSEKGKTRDYNIISKSFNRDLQFPLKDSTVAYMKIKTFSGTYSRKFYRESFAVLKKSPAKFLILDIRDNLGGSLAEINNLYSYLVSENFQFINDIEVTSRASMLQADYFREFPPLLKPLAVLVYPFYFVGSALSVKKEGDRFLLRNNGFFSIKKPKKDHFKGKIYVLINGSSFSASSIIASKLKDAQHAILVGEETGGANDGTVAGRYSTKKLPNSRLKLPIGLMLIQPDITYTFTKKGVVPNKKILPSLEQIFQKKDVQLQWIFDDIENNKNEKAPE
- the ytxJ gene encoding bacillithiol system redox-active protein YtxJ; translated protein: MSFFNKIFSSENDEKSSNSFWKNIQSEEDLDKAIAESNEQKVVIFKHSTRCQISSRVLRNFEAEVKNSDKNVSFYFLDLLKYRPISNKIADEFDVTHQSPQMIVLENGKAVKNASHSNISLSLV
- the pncA gene encoding bifunctional nicotinamidase/pyrazinamidase; amino-acid sequence: MKKALIIVDVQNDFCEGGALAVPGANEIIPYINMLMQDNEYDQIVLTQDWHPADHKSFASNNGKKVGETIILNGIPQFMWPDHCVQGTFGAEFHPDLNREKVTHIVQKGKNPEFDSYSGFQDNNHFVKTGLDDFLKYHDIQLLEIVGLALDYCVKFTCLDAAQLGYVTCLHFNGSRAVNVKPDNGKDAIFEMLQNRVTILG
- a CDS encoding YfiT family bacillithiol transferase; the encoded protein is MDNIEEKKFPIGRFAEPAEISDQQVDDYIKTLKDFPGKLKNEVESWTDDQLDTQYREGGWKVRQLINHMADSSMNSYIRFKLALTEENPTIKPYDEQQWAELQDSFSIEIKPAIQTLKGVHKRWVYELKSLTNKELESTFFHPGQNKSISLRENLAFCAWHCDHHLAHIQHLKKEKNW